CGTGAGGGAAGCCGCGCAGAACCTCGCGCAGCTCACGCGCGCCCTGCGGGCGACCTTTGTCGCCGAGGCCGAGCGTCACCTCGATCCCCCCGTGCTGATGCCGGGCTACACCCACCTGCAGGTCGCCCAGCCCATCGCGCTGTCGCACTGGTTTCTGGCCTACGCCGAGATGCTGGAACGTGACGAGGGGCGTTTGCTCGATGCGGCCGAGCGCATGAATGAAAGCCCTCTCGGTGCGGGCGCCCTGGCAGGTACGCCCTGGCCCATCGACCGCGAGGCCACCGCCCGCGCGCTCGGTTTCGCCCGCCCAATGCGCAACAGCCTCGACGCGGTCGCCAGCCGCGACTTCGCGCTGGAATTCCTGTCGGCCTGCGCCATCCTGATCGCGCACCTTTCGCGCCTCAGCGAGGAGCTGATTTTGTTCAGCACCTTCGAGTTCGGCTTCGTGACGCTGCCCGACAGCCATACCACCGGCAGTTCCATCATGCCGCAGAAGAAAAACCCCGACGTCTCCGAGCTGGCGCGCGGCAAGGCGGGCCGGGTGTTCGGCGCCCTGATGGGCCTGCTCACGGTCGTGAAAGGCACGCCGCTCGCGTACAACAAGGACCTGCAGGAAGACAAGGAAAGTGTCTTTGACGCGTATGACACCCTCTCCATCGTGCTGCGGCTCTACGCCGACATGCTGCCCAAGGCAGAGTGGCACGCCACGACCATGCGCCAGGCCGCCTCGCGTGGGTACAGCACCGCCACCGACCTGGCGGATTTCCTGGCGATGGGGGGCCTGCCCTTCCGTGAAGCGCACGAGGTGGTGGGCGGCCTGGTCGGTCTGGCGTCACGCACGGGGCGGCAGTTGTGGGAGCTGAGCGACGAGGAGCTGCGCGCCGTCCACCCGCTGCTGAGCGCCGAGGTTGCCAGCCGCCTGACCGTGGAAGCCAGCGTCTCATCGCGGCAGAGCTTTGGCGGCACCGCCCCCGATCAGGTGGGAAAGCAAATTCAAGCCGCCCTGGAGCGCCTCAAGGAGCACGCATGACCCTCACCCTGGAACGCGACACCGTCACCAAGATCCGCCCGGCTGCCCATCACGAACTCGACCTCGTCAAGCGCCTGCTGGAGGCCGTCGGTCTGCACAGCGGCAGCGTCACCATGCAGGGCGCCACCTTCTGGATTGCCCGGCGTGACGGTGAAAGCGTCGGCGTGATCGGCCTGGAGCACGGTGAGGGCGCCTCGCTGCTGCGCTCCACGGCGGTGTTGCCGCAGGCACGCGGGACGGGCGTCGGGCGCGCCCTTGTGCAGAGCGCCCTGACGCTCGCCACCCTGCGCGGCGACCGCGCCGTGTACCTGTTCAGCAGCGACGCCGGGCCGTTCTGGCAGCGCTACGGCTTTCAGGCCGTCCCGGTGAGTGAGCTCGCCCGCGCCCTGCCGGGCGTCCCGCAAGTCGAGAGCGGCCAGTGCAAGGGCTGGCTGCACGAGGAGCTCGCGTGGCGCAAGGACCTGGAGGCTCAGGCGTGACCTACCTCGCCCTCGACTCCATCGCCATTCCCGACCTGAGCCCGCAGGCGCGCGTCAGTGCGCGCAAGGCCCGCCTGAGTGACCTCGAGGCCATTCATGAACTGATCGGCTACTGGGCGGCGCGCGGACAGATGCTGGTGCGCAGCCGGCAGCTGCTCGCCGAAACCATTCGGGACTTCGTGGTGATGGAAGCGGAACCCGAGGGGGATCACCCGGGCGGCCTCGCGGGCGTGTGCGGCCTGCACATGCTCGCGCCCGACCTGGCCGAGGTGCGCGGCCTGGCCGTCCACCCGAGTTTTCAGGGTCGCGGCTTGGGCCGCGAGCTCGTCTTGGCCTGCGAACGTGAGGCGCGCGAGCTGGGCCTGCCGGCCCTGTTTGCCTGGACCTACCAGCAGAAGTTCTTCGAGAACTGCGGCTTTATGCGCATCGACAAGACGCACCTGCACCCCAAGGTCTGGAGTGAATGCCAGCGCTGCGCCTTTTTTGAAAACTGCAACGAGATCGCGATGCTCAAAACGCTTCAAGGGCCAGGCGCTTCTCGTACCGCCTGAACAATTGGGTTTTGGGGAGTTGCTACACTTCTTGGAGTTCGCCGGGAAGCACCCCGGTACACCCATGAAATGCGGCCCGCGAGCCGCGTATGGAGGCAAGTCATGATTCGGAAAGAACGCGCAATTCTGGCCCTCGAAGATGGGACGGTCTACCGGGGCTACGCTTTTGGTCACCGTGGTGAGACGGTCGGCGAGGTCGTTTTCAACACCTCCATGACGGGCTATCAGGAAATCATGACCGATCCCAGTTACAACGGGCAGATCGTGTGCATGACCTACCCGCACATTGGCAACTACGGCGTGGCCATCTACGACATGGAGAGTAACAGGCCCTTCGTGCGCGGCTTTATTGGCCGGGAATTCTCCGAGGAATACAGCAATCACCGCGCCAACCAGTCCTTGCAGGAATTCATGGCGGAGTACGGCATCGTGAGCATCAGCGGCATCGACACCCGCGCCCTGGTGCGTCGCCTGCGTGAAGGCGGCGTCGTGAAGGGGGTCGTGGCGCACCGCTCGTTCACCCACCCGGAAGACCCCTACGGCGAATTCAGTCTGGAAGAAGAGCAGGACTTCGTGCGCCGCGCCCGCGAGCACGAAAACATCGACGGGCGCGACATGACCCCCGAGGTCACCACCTCGCTGCCCTACGCCTACCCGACCCTGCGCGAAGGCAAGCGGGTGGTGCTGCTGGATTTTGGCATCAAGCACACCATCATCAAGCGCCTGGCGGAGGTGGGCATCGAGCCCATCGTGGTGCCCGCACACACCAGCCCGGCGCAGATCATGGCCTTGCAGCCACACGGTCTGTTCCTGTCCAACGGCCCGGGTGACCCGGCGGCGCCCAAGTACGCCCACGAGACCGCCTGGAAGCTGCTGGGCCTCTTGCCCACCTTCGGCATCTGCCTGGGACACCAGATTCTGGGCCTGGCGGTGGGCGGGCGCACCTTCAAGATGAAGTTCGGTCATCGGGGCGGCAACCAGCCCGTGAAGAACCTGCTGACCGGCGAGATCGAGATCACCTCGCAGAACCACGGCTACGCGGTTGACATCGACAGCATTCCGGAGGGGCAGTTCGTCGCGACTCACGTCAACCTGAACGACAACAGCCTGGAGGGCATGGCGCACGTGCGCTACCCGGTGTTCAGCGTGCAGTACCACCCCGAGGCGAGCCCCGGGCCGCACGACTCGCGCTACCTCTTCAACCGCTTCATCGAGGAGATCGATTACTTCGACGGCGCGACGGGGACGCCCGTGGAAAAGGCCCTGCCGGGCAAGTTCGGCGTTTGAAAGAACAGCTCGAAACAAGTCGAGACGCCCCGCCGACAAGGCGGGGCGTCTGCTTGCGCGCACGAGGCGAGTGCCCGGGAAAGACCTTTTTTCTGCCGCTGCAGGTTCAGCCGAGGTAGATGTTCACGTCACTGGGATTGGCAGAGACGATCAGTTGCTGGATTTCACCTTCGTCGGGTTCGCGCAGCACCCGGTTGAAGTCGTAGGTGCTCAGGATGCTTTCCCGGTAGGTCTGGATGCCGCTTGACTGTGCCCAGCGCGCCAACGCCTGCAGGCCCTCGACGCCGCCCGGGCCAAACTGTCCTCCGAACGCCTCGACGATGACGTAGGTCTTCCCGGCAGCCTCGATCACCGCACCGTAGCGGGCGTTAGCGCGCTGGCCCTGGCTCTCGGTCACGAAAGTGATGGCGCCACCGGTCAGGTCAATGTCGGCGAAAGTACGTTCAAGGATACGGAGGGTTTCGTTTGGAGCGCCCACGACGCCCAGCGGTTCGGCAATCAGCATGGCCTATCTTATGCCGTTCGAATCTGTGTGGGTGGGCAACTCACGAGATTTCGTGAGCCATAGGGCCACTTTGGCCGCACCTGCGCGGTGCTATTCTTCGCGCATGACCAAGTCGCCCGGCTCTCCCAAAGTGGCCCAACTCGTGGCGCAGGCGCGCGGTGGGCGTGTCGTACGTACGGGCTTTCTCGATGCGGACAGCATCGACCGACGCATCCTGCAGGACGAGGAAATCCGCTCCCTGATCGCCGGAGGTTTTCCCGACGCCCGCCGGGTGCTGCTGACGCTTTACCCGGCGCACATTCCGAGCGTCGACAGTGGCGTGAGCGTGCTGCGCGTCATCGGTGAATTCCGCCCTGACTTCGAAGTGCAGGACTTCGCGGTGGCCCTGAAGCAGCTGGCGCTGCCCGAAGAACAGCTCGGTGATCTGCGCGAGGAGCGCGGCGCCTTTTTGCTGGCCGTGACCGGCAAGGCCAAAAGCACCCTGCTCTCTCTGGGCACGCTCGCGAACACGAAAATCGAGGTCGAGGACATTGGCGAGGTCGCGGGACGGGGTGCCAAGACCCGTGAGGTGGTCGTGCCGAGCCTGCGTGTCGACGTCGTTGGCGCCAAGGGCTTTGGTGTTTCGCGCGCTTACTTTCAGCAGGGCATCGACGGCGGGAAGGTGCGCATCAACGGCGCGCAGGCCCGTGCCAGCAGCGAGGTCCGCGAGGGTGACAGTCTCAGTGCCGAGGGCCTCGGGCGGGTGGATTTCAAGCGGGTGGTGAACGAGACCCGCCGGGGCAACTTCAAAGTCGAGCTGGACGTTCACCGCTGAGGCCATGACGCCGTGACCACCGTTGACCTGACCCAGCGTTTCCCCACCCTGACCCCGCACGAGATGCTGGCCGGATTCGTGCCGTCACGCCGCTTCGAGGAGGCGCGGTTTGACAATTACCTGCCCAATCCCGCCTTCGAGTCGCAGGCACGAGCACGCGAGGAGCTGCAGAATTTTGCCGAGGCCGTAGGACGTACGCGCGGCGGTTTTCGCCTGTTGCGCCGGGCTCCTTCGCCCGGGGAAGGTATTTATCTCGACGGTGGCTTTGGGGTCGGCAAGACCCACCTGCTGGCCGCCACTTTTTTCACCGTGAGGAGTGAACAGAAGGCTTTTCTGAGCTTTCAGGAGCTGCTCTACGTGATCGGTGCGCTGGGCATGACCGAGGCGGTGAAAGCGTTCACCCCCTTCCGGTTTCTGGCGATCGACGAGTTCGAACTCGACGATCCGGGCAACACCCACATGGTGAACACCTTTCTGTCACAGCTGATGCCAGGCGGAACATCTGTAGTGACGACCAGCAACACCGAGCCTGGTGCTCTGGGGCAGGGGCGATTCAATACCCATGACTTCGAGCGCCAGATTGCGGCGATTGCCGGCCGGTTTCGCTCATTGCGGGTGGACGGCCCGGATTTCCGGGCGCGCGGCGCGCAGGTGGTGGCTCCGCTGGGCGAAGCCGAGTACCGGGCGTGGAGTGGGATGCAAGGTCAGGCACGTTTCGCGCCGCTGGAGCATCGGGCGCTCAATCGCCATCTGCTCGAAGTGCATCCGGCCCGTTTTCGCAAGCTGCTTTCCGGCGTCGACGCTGTCGGCGTGCTGGACGCGTCAGGAATGCCCGATCAGAACGTGGCGCTGCGTTTCGTTCATTTTATCGACAAGGTCTATGACCTGGGTGTTGGGCTCGCGCTGTCGGGGGTGCCATTGGGCTCGCTGTTTCCGGAAACGTACCGGCACGGTGCTTATGCCAAGAAGTACAGCCGCTGCCTGTCCCGTTTATCCGAGCTGCTCTCCGAGGCGCGTTCGTCTGTTGCGGTGGTGACGCCCTCTTCAGTCTGATGTGAGGCGGTGCCTCATGCTTCTAAGGGATTGCAGGCCG
The Deinococcus peraridilitoris DSM 19664 genome window above contains:
- a CDS encoding N-acetyltransferase; this translates as MTYLALDSIAIPDLSPQARVSARKARLSDLEAIHELIGYWAARGQMLVRSRQLLAETIRDFVVMEAEPEGDHPGGLAGVCGLHMLAPDLAEVRGLAVHPSFQGRGLGRELVLACEREARELGLPALFAWTYQQKFFENCGFMRIDKTHLHPKVWSECQRCAFFENCNEIAMLKTLQGPGASRTA
- the zapE gene encoding cell division protein ZapE: MTTVDLTQRFPTLTPHEMLAGFVPSRRFEEARFDNYLPNPAFESQARAREELQNFAEAVGRTRGGFRLLRRAPSPGEGIYLDGGFGVGKTHLLAATFFTVRSEQKAFLSFQELLYVIGALGMTEAVKAFTPFRFLAIDEFELDDPGNTHMVNTFLSQLMPGGTSVVTTSNTEPGALGQGRFNTHDFERQIAAIAGRFRSLRVDGPDFRARGAQVVAPLGEAEYRAWSGMQGQARFAPLEHRALNRHLLEVHPARFRKLLSGVDAVGVLDASGMPDQNVALRFVHFIDKVYDLGVGLALSGVPLGSLFPETYRHGAYAKKYSRCLSRLSELLSEARSSVAVVTPSSV
- the carA gene encoding glutamine-hydrolyzing carbamoyl-phosphate synthase small subunit, producing the protein MIRKERAILALEDGTVYRGYAFGHRGETVGEVVFNTSMTGYQEIMTDPSYNGQIVCMTYPHIGNYGVAIYDMESNRPFVRGFIGREFSEEYSNHRANQSLQEFMAEYGIVSISGIDTRALVRRLREGGVVKGVVAHRSFTHPEDPYGEFSLEEEQDFVRRAREHENIDGRDMTPEVTTSLPYAYPTLREGKRVVLLDFGIKHTIIKRLAEVGIEPIVVPAHTSPAQIMALQPHGLFLSNGPGDPAAPKYAHETAWKLLGLLPTFGICLGHQILGLAVGGRTFKMKFGHRGGNQPVKNLLTGEIEITSQNHGYAVDIDSIPEGQFVATHVNLNDNSLEGMAHVRYPVFSVQYHPEASPGPHDSRYLFNRFIEEIDYFDGATGTPVEKALPGKFGV
- a CDS encoding DUF3197 domain-containing protein, whose protein sequence is MLIAEPLGVVGAPNETLRILERTFADIDLTGGAITFVTESQGQRANARYGAVIEAAGKTYVIVEAFGGQFGPGGVEGLQALARWAQSSGIQTYRESILSTYDFNRVLREPDEGEIQQLIVSANPSDVNIYLG
- a CDS encoding S4 domain-containing protein, with amino-acid sequence MTKSPGSPKVAQLVAQARGGRVVRTGFLDADSIDRRILQDEEIRSLIAGGFPDARRVLLTLYPAHIPSVDSGVSVLRVIGEFRPDFEVQDFAVALKQLALPEEQLGDLREERGAFLLAVTGKAKSTLLSLGTLANTKIEVEDIGEVAGRGAKTREVVVPSLRVDVVGAKGFGVSRAYFQQGIDGGKVRINGAQARASSEVREGDSLSAEGLGRVDFKRVVNETRRGNFKVELDVHR
- a CDS encoding GNAT family N-acetyltransferase, which codes for MTLTLERDTVTKIRPAAHHELDLVKRLLEAVGLHSGSVTMQGATFWIARRDGESVGVIGLEHGEGASLLRSTAVLPQARGTGVGRALVQSALTLATLRGDRAVYLFSSDAGPFWQRYGFQAVPVSELARALPGVPQVESGQCKGWLHEELAWRKDLEAQA
- the argH gene encoding argininosuccinate lyase, producing the protein MTTNTSDKKLWGGRFAEATDGLVERFNASVGFDQRLAEQDIRASLAHVAMLGQQGILEGAEVARITGGLQEILTAILAGNFEWRLDREDVHMNVEADLRDRIGGVAGKLHTARSRNDQVATDFRLFVREAAQNLAQLTRALRATFVAEAERHLDPPVLMPGYTHLQVAQPIALSHWFLAYAEMLERDEGRLLDAAERMNESPLGAGALAGTPWPIDREATARALGFARPMRNSLDAVASRDFALEFLSACAILIAHLSRLSEELILFSTFEFGFVTLPDSHTTGSSIMPQKKNPDVSELARGKAGRVFGALMGLLTVVKGTPLAYNKDLQEDKESVFDAYDTLSIVLRLYADMLPKAEWHATTMRQAASRGYSTATDLADFLAMGGLPFREAHEVVGGLVGLASRTGRQLWELSDEELRAVHPLLSAEVASRLTVEASVSSRQSFGGTAPDQVGKQIQAALERLKEHA